One genomic segment of Gottschalkia acidurici 9a includes these proteins:
- a CDS encoding flavodoxin family protein codes for MKVIAINGSPRKDGNTSQALKVMSDELEQQGIEVETIQIGQLNIHGCIGCGYCWTSEENHCVFKDDIVNEVAKKMREADGLILASPTYYAGIAGTMKSFLDRVFYTSSSYFKYKVATSISVVRRAGGVDVVHQLNNYLNLAETVMPPSQYWTIAYGAKKGEVHQDGEGIQTIHKNARSMAWLLKTIDAGKEKVPFPVEEDRVMTNFIR; via the coding sequence ATGAAAGTAATAGCTATTAACGGTAGCCCTCGTAAAGATGGTAACACAAGTCAGGCACTAAAGGTTATGTCAGATGAGTTAGAACAACAAGGTATAGAAGTTGAAACTATTCAAATTGGTCAGCTCAATATTCATGGGTGTATTGGTTGTGGATATTGTTGGACGTCTGAGGAAAATCACTGTGTTTTCAAAGATGATATTGTCAATGAGGTTGCGAAAAAAATGCGTGAAGCAGATGGCCTTATTCTTGCATCTCCTACTTATTATGCAGGAATAGCAGGAACAATGAAGTCTTTCTTAGACAGAGTATTCTACACGAGTTCATCTTATTTTAAATATAAAGTTGCAACTTCCATTTCAGTTGTAAGACGTGCAGGTGGTGTAGATGTAGTACATCAACTAAATAACTATCTTAACTTAGCTGAGACAGTCATGCCGCCGTCTCAATACTGGACAATAGCATATGGTGCTAAAAAAGGAGAAGTTCATCAGGACGGAGAGGGTATTCAGACCATCCATAAAAATGCAAGATCAATGGCTTGGCTCCTTAAGACAATTGATGCTGGAAAAGAAAAAGTACCTTTTCCTGTAGAAGAAGATCGTGTTATGACAAACTTTATACGATAA
- a CDS encoding class I SAM-dependent methyltransferase — MENTDIFNMMASRYDTFERIQIAKLVSDAIREYLIDSNNKNAIDFGCGTGLVGMNLLNEFNSMIFMDTSQNMIDQIKQKIIDFNIQNVDTLCFDLEKESLLDLHMDYIFMSQVLLHINDIELVLSRLYDILNVGGHLIIVDFNKNEKVVSDMVHDEFDQVELINLMTKLGFKETQFKTFYTGSKIFMNHDASLFILDAQK; from the coding sequence ATGGAAAATACTGATATCTTTAATATGATGGCTAGTAGATATGACACTTTTGAAAGGATTCAAATTGCAAAGTTAGTATCAGATGCTATTCGTGAATACCTAATTGACTCTAATAATAAGAATGCTATTGATTTTGGATGTGGAACCGGTCTTGTTGGAATGAACTTATTAAATGAATTCAATTCTATGATTTTTATGGATACGTCACAGAATATGATTGATCAGATAAAACAAAAGATTATTGACTTTAACATTCAAAATGTAGATACATTATGTTTTGATTTGGAAAAAGAAAGTTTATTAGATTTACATATGGACTATATTTTTATGTCTCAGGTTCTACTTCATATTAATGATATAGAGTTAGTTTTATCAAGACTATATGATATTTTAAATGTAGGAGGACATTTAATAATCGTAGATTTTAATAAAAATGAAAAAGTAGTCTCAGATATGGTTCATGATGAATTTGATCAAGTAGAGCTTATTAATCTTATGACTAAATTAGGATTTAAAGAAACTCAATTCAAAACTTTTTATACTGGAAGTAAAATATTCATGAATCATGACGCATCTTTATTTATACTTGATGCTCAGAAATAA
- a CDS encoding response regulator transcription factor, whose product MITILIVEDEKPISDLIALSLSSSGYICDMAYDGMEASDKLLEKRYDLILLDIMLPEVDGYELIEFIKHMDIPVIFLSAKGRLEDKIKGFKLGADDYLTKPFEVLELLARVEAVLRRFHKVSNKVEFEDVIVDTKAHMIKKGQKEIILTEKEYRLLIFFIENKNMAMFREQIYERVWEGEYQENSRTVDLHIQRLRKKMGWEKKIVSVHKVGYRLEA is encoded by the coding sequence ATGATTACGATTTTAATTGTAGAAGATGAAAAGCCCATATCGGATCTAATAGCATTAAGCTTAAGTTCCTCAGGATATATTTGCGATATGGCATATGATGGTATGGAAGCATCAGATAAGTTGCTAGAAAAGAGATATGACTTGATTCTATTAGATATAATGCTTCCGGAAGTAGATGGATATGAGCTAATAGAATTCATTAAGCATATGGATATACCAGTTATATTTTTGTCTGCAAAAGGAAGATTAGAGGATAAGATAAAAGGATTTAAATTAGGTGCAGATGACTACTTAACAAAGCCATTTGAAGTATTAGAACTATTAGCTAGGGTAGAAGCTGTATTAAGGCGATTTCATAAAGTTTCAAATAAAGTTGAATTCGAGGATGTAATTGTTGACACAAAAGCTCATATGATAAAAAAAGGTCAAAAAGAAATTATATTAACAGAAAAAGAATATAGACTCTTAATATTTTTTATTGAAAATAAGAATATGGCAATGTTTCGTGAACAAATTTACGAAAGAGTATGGGAAGGTGAATATCAAGAAAATAGTAGAACTGTAGACTTGCATATACAACGCTTACGAAAAAAAATGGGTTGGGAAAAAAAGATTGTTTCAGTTCATAAAGTTGGATATAGATTGGAGGCGTAA
- a CDS encoding sensor histidine kinase, whose product MKFSYKIFISTLLLIMFTLSIGETIMLTVTFNNAIDSEIEHAQRENLMMRMEIATLVRNYNRAIYRNEREALDSVLETLSENWKKEKRQFRIIDKNNRVITESQGFTDFINMNNVANIEEELNYKIYRDKESYYVQVNTLLKLNEKEIIIENSKNLSSVFSYRKEQQTIFLQVALVIGGIGGLINWVVVRWISKPINEMTKAMKKIMSGNLTVRVENKSTDELGTLANYFNSMTESLEKNMNDLKEAARRQEDFVGSFAHEIKTPLTSIIGYADILRSKKLDESTTFTAANYIFSEGKRLENLSIKLLELIVERKTQIKYKKISITKLIDDVLKITDRSLVEKEIKVDLDINSFYVNVDEDLMKTVLINLIDNARKAINIEGIIRIKAQKEEENIKIDIIDNGKGIPKKDLEKIKEAFYMVDKSRSRKEGGAGLGLTICTQIMKLHNGDMIYESELNKGTKVSLVWKEMKNEERN is encoded by the coding sequence ATGAAATTTTCATATAAGATATTTATTAGTACACTACTATTGATTATGTTCACACTAAGTATAGGTGAAACAATAATGCTAACAGTAACTTTTAATAATGCTATTGATAGTGAGATAGAACATGCACAACGTGAAAATTTGATGATGAGAATGGAAATTGCTACACTTGTGAGAAACTACAATAGAGCAATATATAGAAATGAAAGGGAAGCTCTAGATTCGGTTCTAGAAACATTGAGTGAAAACTGGAAAAAAGAAAAAAGACAGTTTAGGATTATAGATAAAAATAATAGAGTAATTACTGAAAGCCAAGGATTTACTGATTTTATTAATATGAATAATGTGGCTAATATTGAAGAAGAGTTAAATTACAAAATTTATAGAGATAAAGAATCATACTATGTACAAGTAAACACACTTCTTAAATTAAATGAAAAAGAAATTATAATTGAAAATTCTAAAAATTTATCATCTGTATTTTCATATAGAAAAGAACAACAGACTATTTTTTTACAAGTGGCACTTGTTATAGGAGGAATAGGTGGATTAATAAACTGGGTAGTTGTTCGTTGGATATCAAAACCTATTAATGAAATGACAAAAGCAATGAAAAAGATTATGTCAGGTAATTTGACTGTTAGAGTTGAAAATAAAAGCACGGATGAACTTGGAACTTTAGCTAACTATTTTAATTCAATGACAGAGTCATTAGAGAAAAATATGAATGACTTAAAAGAAGCCGCAAGAAGACAGGAAGATTTTGTGGGAAGTTTTGCACATGAAATAAAAACCCCATTGACATCAATCATTGGATACGCAGACATTCTTAGAAGCAAAAAACTAGATGAAAGTACTACGTTTACTGCAGCTAATTACATTTTTTCAGAAGGAAAAAGATTAGAAAATCTGTCTATAAAGTTGCTAGAATTAATTGTAGAAAGAAAAACACAAATTAAATATAAAAAAATTTCGATAACAAAATTGATAGATGATGTATTGAAAATAACAGATAGAAGCTTAGTAGAGAAAGAAATTAAAGTTGACTTAGATATAAATTCTTTTTACGTGAATGTAGATGAGGATCTTATGAAAACAGTTTTAATTAACTTAATAGATAATGCAAGAAAAGCTATAAATATCGAAGGCATTATTAGAATTAAAGCGCAAAAAGAAGAGGAAAATATAAAGATAGATATTATAGATAACGGTAAAGGCATTCCAAAAAAAGATTTAGAAAAAATAAAAGAAGCTTTCTATATGGTGGACAAGTCACGCTCTAGAAAAGAAGGTGGAGCTGGACTAGGATTAACTATATGTACACAGATAATGAAATTGCATAATGGAGATATGATATATGAAAGTGAGTTGAACAAAGGAACAAAAGTATCTTTGGTGTGGAAGGAGATGAAGAATGAAGAACGTAACTAA
- a CDS encoding nitroreductase family protein — MSSTMENRISRRKFEKEPVTDQEKGKIIFLINELNEASDLAIEFLEDGSNAFQKLRKSYGLFTNVRSVILMKGKKDLKDLKEKVGYYGEDLVLAITDLGLGTCWVGGTFDKDELIVDDSEELVCVILVGKVAAPSLTEKMIRLATHRKIKSMEERIISDQPLPQWVQNGMKAVLLAPSAKNTQKAMFKYESNILSARIVDDYSMDLIDLGIAKKHFEIGAGGKFEFGNSGVFHLS, encoded by the coding sequence ATGAGCAGTACAATGGAAAATAGAATTTCAAGAAGAAAGTTTGAAAAAGAGCCGGTTACAGATCAGGAAAAGGGAAAAATCATTTTTCTTATTAATGAATTAAATGAAGCATCTGACTTAGCAATCGAATTCTTGGAGGACGGAAGTAATGCTTTTCAGAAATTAAGAAAGAGTTATGGTTTATTTACGAATGTGCGTTCAGTTATATTGATGAAAGGAAAAAAAGATCTCAAAGACTTGAAGGAAAAGGTTGGTTATTACGGAGAAGATTTAGTTCTTGCTATAACTGATTTAGGCTTGGGAACCTGTTGGGTTGGAGGTACCTTTGATAAAGACGAATTAATTGTTGATGACAGCGAGGAGTTGGTTTGTGTTATTTTAGTAGGCAAAGTGGCAGCTCCTTCACTAACAGAAAAAATGATTCGGTTGGCTACACATAGAAAAATAAAGAGCATGGAAGAACGAATCATAAGCGATCAACCTTTGCCTCAATGGGTACAAAACGGAATGAAAGCTGTATTACTTGCACCAAGTGCTAAAAACACACAAAAAGCAATGTTTAAGTATGAGAGCAACATCTTAAGTGCTCGAATTGTGGATGATTATTCAATGGATCTGATTGATTTAGGTATTGCAAAGAAACATTTCGAGATAGGGGCAGGAGGAAAATTTGAATTTGGAAACAGTGGTGTTTTTCATTTAAGTTAG
- a CDS encoding GNAT family N-acetyltransferase — protein sequence MQTISYKELKISEINLQLFADFNRYQDVKKCWRKENNEWILKDISFTEQWDLPEYDHLIKCLHSTIKTGGVVFGAFYADILVGFASIENQLFGSKSKYLQLSNIYTSYGKRCIGIGKELFLLVCEKAKQMGAEKLYISAHSSEESRAFYKAIGCNEATEYNLKLVAEEPCDCQLEYAL from the coding sequence TTGCAAACTATCAGCTACAAAGAATTAAAAATATCCGAAATAAATTTACAGTTATTTGCAGACTTTAACCGTTATCAAGATGTGAAAAAATGTTGGCGCAAGGAAAACAATGAGTGGATATTAAAAGATATTTCCTTTACAGAACAGTGGGACTTACCTGAATATGATCACTTGATAAAATGTTTACATAGTACTATTAAAACAGGAGGTGTAGTATTTGGTGCTTTTTATGCCGATATACTTGTGGGATTTGCCTCTATTGAAAATCAATTGTTTGGTTCAAAATCAAAATATCTGCAGCTCTCAAATATATACACCTCTTATGGGAAACGTTGTATAGGAATAGGTAAAGAACTGTTTTTACTTGTGTGTGAAAAAGCAAAACAGATGGGTGCTGAGAAGTTGTATATATCGGCTCATTCGTCGGAAGAATCACGGGCTTTTTATAAAGCTATTGGCTGTAATGAGGCAACAGAATACAATTTAAAATTAGTTGCTGAAGAACCTTGTGATTGCCAACTAGAATATGCGCTCTAG
- a CDS encoding helix-turn-helix domain-containing protein, translating to MNDIFMFGQNFGAITNSIKSDLHKHWLLQLFIGADEKLIINVEGQRINCRAIAVNVNTMHEFYSGNLIHFTMLVDPTTQLGKFMRVYLLKDNPYYIICEDRAVKLQMHLLNAINYGKSHNYSVLIKNVVSYFDGYTPIAIDQRIEMLLRMIDTCDCDETLHQVKYIAKAMSISESRLSHLFKEETGILLKSYIVLHKLQRVYQKIFDGESITDAAIESGFNSSSHFAFINKKMTGMSARDIIADSRFLKLSL from the coding sequence ATGAATGATATTTTTATGTTTGGACAAAATTTCGGTGCTATAACAAATAGTATAAAATCAGACTTGCATAAGCATTGGCTGTTACAGCTATTTATTGGCGCTGATGAAAAACTAATAATTAACGTAGAGGGTCAAAGAATAAATTGCCGAGCCATAGCTGTGAATGTGAATACAATGCATGAGTTTTATTCTGGAAATTTAATTCATTTTACAATGTTGGTAGATCCAACAACTCAATTAGGGAAATTTATGCGAGTATACTTACTAAAAGATAATCCGTATTATATTATTTGTGAGGATAGAGCAGTCAAATTACAAATGCATCTATTAAATGCAATTAATTATGGAAAAAGCCATAACTATTCGGTGTTAATAAAAAACGTTGTCAGCTATTTCGATGGCTATACACCAATTGCAATTGATCAAAGAATAGAGATGTTATTAAGAATGATAGATACCTGTGATTGTGATGAGACACTTCATCAGGTGAAATATATCGCAAAAGCAATGTCCATATCAGAAAGCAGGCTCTCGCATCTTTTCAAAGAAGAAACTGGTATTCTACTGAAAAGTTATATTGTTCTTCATAAGCTACAAAGAGTATACCAAAAGATATTTGACGGTGAAAGTATTACAGATGCAGCAATAGAATCAGGATTTAATTCATCGTCACATTTTGCTTTTATCAATAAAAAAATGACGGGTATGTCAGCAAGGGATATTATCGCAGATAGCAGATTTTTGAAATTAAGTCTATAA
- a CDS encoding transglutaminase-like domain-containing protein: MKEYLQVTPMLNYDSNVIQQLVKNRKWKDKDEFQKILEIYNFVRDEIKFGYNVDDTIKASRVLEDGYGQCNTKGTLFMALLRSVGIPCRIHGFTINKALQKGAMTGLMYSVAPQNIVHSWVEIFFEGNWLNIEGFILDVPYLNKLQEKFYECNGNFCGYCVATNDFKKPQIYWNKNDTYIQKEGINQDYGIFNSPDEFFRKHSQEFSPLKKWFYQNIGRKLMNQNVSKIRGDVK, encoded by the coding sequence ATGAAAGAGTATTTACAGGTAACACCTATGTTGAATTATGATAGTAATGTGATACAGCAGTTAGTTAAAAACAGGAAATGGAAAGATAAAGATGAGTTTCAAAAGATACTTGAGATATATAATTTTGTTAGGGATGAAATAAAATTTGGCTATAATGTTGATGACACCATAAAAGCAAGTAGAGTTTTAGAAGACGGTTATGGGCAGTGTAATACTAAAGGGACTTTATTTATGGCTCTGCTTAGATCTGTTGGTATCCCATGCCGAATTCATGGGTTTACTATCAACAAAGCTCTTCAAAAAGGCGCTATGACAGGTTTAATGTACAGTGTTGCTCCCCAAAATATTGTCCATAGTTGGGTGGAGATTTTTTTTGAAGGAAACTGGTTAAATATAGAGGGGTTTATACTTGATGTTCCTTATTTAAACAAACTCCAAGAAAAGTTTTATGAATGTAATGGAAATTTTTGTGGATACTGTGTAGCAACCAATGATTTTAAAAAACCACAAATCTATTGGAATAAAAATGATACCTATATACAAAAGGAAGGGATCAATCAGGACTATGGAATATTTAACTCTCCGGATGAATTCTTCAGGAAGCATAGTCAAGAATTCTCGCCATTGAAGAAATGGTTTTATCAGAATATTGGTAGAAAGCTTATGAATCAAAATGTATCTAAAATTAGAGGAGACGTAAAATGA
- a CDS encoding class I SAM-dependent methyltransferase, whose translation MGNTHTFNMMASRYDTFERIQIAKLTSDAIRECLIDSNNKNAIDFGCETGLVGRNLLNEFNSMIFMDTSQNMIDQIKQKIIDFNIQNVDTLCFDLEKESLLDLRVDYIFMSQVLLHINDIELVLSRLYEILNVGGHLIIVDFNKNEKVVSDMVHNGFDQVELIKLMTKLGFKETQSKIFYTGSKIFMNHDASLFILDAQK comes from the coding sequence ATGGGAAATACCCATACCTTTAATATGATGGCTAGCAGATATGATACTTTTGAAAGGATTCAAATTGCAAAGTTAACATCAGATGCCATTCGTGAATGCTTAATCGATTCTAATAATAAGAATGCTATTGATTTTGGATGTGAAACTGGTCTTGTTGGAAGGAACTTATTAAATGAATTCAATTCTATGATTTTTATGGATACGTCACAGAATATGATTGATCAGATAAAACAAAAAATTATTGACTTTAACATTCAAAATGTAGATACATTATGTTTTGATTTGGAAAAAGAAAGCTTATTGGATTTACGTGTGGACTATATTTTTATGTCTCAGGTTCTACTTCATATTAATGATATAGAGTTAGTTTTATCAAGACTATATGAAATTTTAAATGTAGGAGGACATTTAATAATAGTAGATTTTAATAAAAATGAGAAAGTAGTTTCAGATATGGTCCATAACGGATTTGATCAAGTAGAGCTTATTAAGCTTATGACTAAATTAGGATTTAAAGAAACTCAATCCAAAATTTTTTATACCGGAAGTAAAATATTTATGAATCATGATGCATCTTTATTTATACTTGATGCTCAGAAATAA
- a CDS encoding response regulator transcription factor: MKKILLVEDDWLLNQTLAFHLTTEGYEVISSHNTVSSIEYFSRDNFDLIILDINLPDGNGFDLCKMWSDKTTAPIIFLTANDMESDMLKGYELGAEDYITKPFHVSVFLKKVGVLLKNTSKKSIEHIYDDGNLFLNFTKRTSMLQGENLEMTTGEFNLLYLLVANYRMVLTRRLLLEKLWDENEKYVDENALTMMISRIRSKIETKDKKYIKTIYGMGYQWVGDTYGE, translated from the coding sequence ATGAAAAAGATATTATTAGTGGAAGATGATTGGTTATTGAATCAAACTTTAGCTTTTCATTTAACAACAGAAGGATATGAAGTAATCTCTTCACATAATACAGTATCTTCTATAGAATATTTCTCAAGAGATAATTTTGACTTGATTATACTAGATATAAATCTTCCTGATGGAAACGGTTTTGATTTATGTAAAATGTGGAGTGATAAAACAACAGCACCTATTATATTTTTAACTGCAAATGACATGGAAAGTGATATGCTAAAGGGATATGAGCTAGGCGCAGAGGATTATATTACAAAACCATTCCATGTTAGTGTTTTTCTTAAAAAAGTAGGAGTTTTATTAAAAAATACTAGTAAAAAGAGTATAGAACATATCTATGATGATGGAAATTTGTTTTTAAACTTTACTAAGCGAACATCTATGCTACAAGGCGAAAATCTTGAAATGACTACAGGGGAGTTCAATCTATTATATCTACTTGTTGCGAACTATAGAATGGTATTAACAAGAAGACTGTTATTGGAAAAGCTATGGGATGAAAATGAAAAATATGTGGATGAAAACGCCTTAACTATGATGATTAGTCGTATTCGATCAAAGATTGAGACTAAAGATAAAAAATACATTAAGACAATCTATGGAATGGGATATCAATGGGTGGGAGATACCTATGGAGAATAG
- a CDS encoding sensor histidine kinase — protein MENSIKLLLFSSATYLIIILIFYTNKKKTINKYMNFINILNDSLTYLINRDYQKLNKLRTLDETFDSKVNQKILRLSKIWQEESLQGLKEKKNLQSLISDVSHQVKTPITNLKMLQLALGNDKVSKKDKEKLLKSMDGQLDKIHFLLDSMIKSSRLETGLIQLKKIQLNLFDTIAEAISGITVNAEKKGIEIIVDCPEKYILSHDKKWTAEALFNVLENAIKYSPENTRIEVKVQKWKMYTKIDIIDEGIGIHEKDFGKVFQRFFRQESSYDKEGVGIGLYLSREIIQKQDGYIKVASIVGEGSTFSVFLPNDF, from the coding sequence ATGGAGAATAGTATAAAATTACTATTATTTTCATCAGCTACTTATCTTATCATCATATTGATTTTTTATACTAACAAGAAAAAGACTATTAATAAGTATATGAATTTTATCAATATCTTAAATGACTCACTAACTTATTTAATTAATAGAGATTATCAAAAACTTAATAAACTACGAACTTTAGACGAAACCTTTGATTCAAAAGTAAATCAAAAGATATTGAGATTATCGAAAATTTGGCAGGAAGAATCTTTGCAAGGATTAAAAGAAAAAAAGAATTTACAAAGTTTAATTTCAGATGTATCTCATCAAGTAAAAACTCCTATAACTAATCTGAAGATGCTACAACTAGCTTTAGGTAATGATAAAGTATCTAAAAAAGATAAGGAAAAACTATTAAAATCTATGGATGGTCAGTTGGACAAAATACATTTTCTACTAGATTCTATGATTAAATCATCAAGATTAGAAACAGGATTAATTCAATTAAAAAAGATCCAATTGAATTTATTTGACACTATTGCTGAAGCTATATCTGGTATTACAGTAAACGCTGAAAAGAAAGGTATAGAAATTATTGTAGATTGTCCAGAAAAATATATTTTGTCACATGACAAAAAGTGGACAGCAGAAGCTTTATTTAATGTATTAGAAAATGCAATTAAATACTCGCCAGAGAATACAAGAATAGAAGTTAAGGTACAAAAGTGGAAGATGTACACAAAGATAGATATTATAGATGAAGGTATAGGCATTCATGAAAAGGATTTTGGGAAGGTATTTCAAAGGTTTTTTAGACAAGAAAGTAGTTATGACAAAGAAGGAGTAGGAATTGGACTTTATTTATCACGAGAGATTATTCAAAAACAAGATGGATATATAAAGGTAGCATCCATTGTAGGAGAAGGTTCAACTTTTTCTGTTTTTTTGCCAAATGATTTTTAA